In one Dermacentor variabilis isolate Ectoservices chromosome 4, ASM5094787v1, whole genome shotgun sequence genomic region, the following are encoded:
- the Eh gene encoding eclosion hormone — MTWKPQLTWAYVTLAAVHLVAARISTRLPEATMICIENCGQCKIMYGDYFDGRKCAEECVSTVGYIQPDCDIADTIIKYLRRKP; from the exons ATGACGTGGAAGCCGCAGTTGACTTGGGCTTACGTGACTCTCGCGGCTGTTCACCTGGTGGCAGCCCGCATCAGCACCCGCCTTCCGGAGGCCACAATGATATGCATCGA GAACTGCGGTCAGTGCAAAATAATGTACGGCGACTACTTCGATGGCCGCAAGTGCGCCGAGGAGTGTGTGAGCACCGTAGGCTACATCCAACCTGACTGCGACATCGCCGACACCATCATCAAGTACTTGCGCCGGAAGCCGTGA